From the Deltaproteobacteria bacterium genome, the window GTCACTGAGGAAGTAGTAATGGAGGTTCCAGTAGAGGACGCGATGAGACTTAAGACCGTTGAGATCGTGGATGCCCTTCCAGCTCGCTGGAAGACGCTTTTAAGTGTTTTAAATGGCAATGTTGAAAAGCTAAATTCCTTGCTTTTTGGGCACTGCGCTTACTGTGTCGTATCAAGAGTGCATTCTGTTCGCAGTTTGTCATCCTCCAAGGTGTTGGGAGCGGCGACTTCGGCATCGTCACCCTCAAGGGATCTAGCGAGCGTTGAGATTCCGGCAAAAGCAGTTTCCTGAAATGAAAGGATCGCGACGCGCTAATGTTCTCATCACGGCGGTTCAGGTGCCGTTTACTCGTGGTGGTGCCGAGGTGTTGGTGGATGGACTTAAGCGCGAGCTAGTTAAGCGCGACTTTTGCGTCGATGTAGTGTCGCTTCCGTTTTCAGCGCAGCCGAAAGAGCTTCTTCTGGACCAGTTGTTTCTTTGGCGTAGCTTGCAATTAGGGGCGTTTGCAGGCAGGAAGGTCGATCTCGTTATATCGACCAAGTTTCCATCCTATTTAATCAATCATCCCAACAAGGTGGTGTGGCTCGTTCACCAACATCGCCAACTCTACGATCTTTATGGCTCTTATTTTGGGGATTTTTCGGCTGACCCGCACGATGAGAACCTGCGCCGGATGCTTATTGAGGCGGATTTGGCAGCTTTGCGCGAGTGTCAACGCATCTTTGCAATTTCTGACAACGTAGGCGAAAGAGTAAAGCGATACCTCAGTCTCGATTCTACAACCATGATGCCACCATTGCCACTAGGGGATCGTTACCGTTCGGACAATGCAGACAACTACATACTATCAGTGGGTAGGATTTGTAGTATTAAGCGTGTGGATAAGCTAATTAAGGCATTGCCGCAAATTGATAGTCAGTTAAAGGCAATAATTGTGGGTACCTCGGATGAGCCTTCTATTGACGCTTATCTTAAAAGTGAAATCGATAGACACCATCTATGGGAGAGGGTTCAGTTAATGGGAAGAGTGTCGGATGAGGAGTTGTTAAGCCTCTATTCGAGAGCGTATGCAATCTATTATGCGCCTTATGATGAAGATTATGGTTTTGTTACACTCGAATCTTTGGCCAGCGGAAAGCCGGTCATAACTGCCTGCGATAGCGGCGGGGTGCTCGGCTTCGTTTCACATGAAGAAAACGGATTGGTGGTCGAGCCCACCGAGGAATCAATAGCAGTTGGCATTAATAGACTGTGGCAGGATAAGGAGCTATATAATCGGCTATGTAATGGCGCTCGTAGCTTTGCCTTACAAGCGTCTTGGGACGATATAATTGAGCAGCTTACATCGACAATTGTCTAAGCACTTGCAAAGAGTGCTGCTTGTCATCAATGATGAGAGGTAAGTAGTTCGCGCATTGAATGTTCTGTGTCCTCAAGAGTCACCACGTCATTCGTAGCTTGTCGCAGCGTTTTGTTAATCCTTTCAGCCATTTCTAATATACGGGACAGTTCTGGATCTATGTTTTCTCCAAACATCGCTAAATCGCGGTCTCTTTTGGCAATGGCAAGAGTTCTTCGCAATGTCGATGTTATTTGAAGCAACTCGTCACTTAAGAGTTTGTTTTGCAACCGAGATATAGAGCCTAGCACGTCGATTGCAGGATAATGTCCTTGCTCGGCTAGCTGCCTAGTGAGGACTATGTGACCATCCGTCAGGCTTTTTACCTCCTCTACCATTGGGTCTTCATCCATGTCGGAAGAGAGGAGAACGGTATAGAGCGCCGTAATAGAACCAATGCGTCCAGGCCCAGCTCGTTCGATTAGACGTGGCAGTGCGGCAAAGACTGAAGGCGGATAGCCGCGCCTTACTGGAACCTCGCCGGCTGCCAAGCCCACCTCCCGATATGCGCGAAACAGTCTGGTTAGGGAGTCTATTTGCAAAAGGACGTTAAAGCCGTAATTGGAAAAATACTCGGCTATGGTAGTGGCGACGAGTGCCGCATTTACGCGCGATATGGCTGATTCGTCGCTAGTAGAGACTACAGCAACGGTTCGCCGAAATGTTTCTGGCTCTAAGGTGTCGAGTAGAAGTTCTCGAACTTCGCGGCCGCGCTCGCCGATTAGAGCTATGACATTTACGTCCGCCGACGAGTTTTTAGCGATCATCGCCGCTAGTGTGGACTTTCCCACGCCAGGTTCTGCAAATACCGCTAAGCGTTGTCCTTGTCCAATCGGTATAAAGGCATCTATGGCGCGTATGCCGGTTACAAAGCGCTCTCGAATCGATTTGCGTGACATTGCATCGGTCGGTGAGTTTGAAATCGGCAGCATGGCATTCTTGCAGTGGTAAAATCGCGGGGAATCTCCTATGTTGCTATGCCGATATGTTGCATTGCCCAGGCTGTCTACGACGGAGCCAAGGAGTGCTGGACTGGCTGATATGCTCAAGGACTCGCGGCGTGAAATTACCGCATCGCCTGGCTTTATCCCATTTGCGTTTTCCAAGGTGCTTAGCATGGCCGTGTCATTGGTAGTCGCAGAAACAAATGCTCGCACCGACTTTTGTGTGCTTTCTAGGGATTCGTTGGCTCCTGCCTCTACGCGAGAAGTTAGG encodes:
- a CDS encoding FliI/YscN family ATPase, with product METGNALNLNMTPWLRCQLNIKPWEISGRVESITGSSIRARIGNVALGEMVHILTSRVEAGANESLESTQKSVRAFVSATTNDTAMLSTLENANGIKPGDAVISRRESLSISASPALLGSVVDSLGNATYRHSNIGDSPRFYHCKNAMLPISNSPTDAMSRKSIRERFVTGIRAIDAFIPIGQGQRLAVFAEPGVGKSTLAAMIAKNSSADVNVIALIGERGREVRELLLDTLEPETFRRTVAVVSTSDESAISRVNAALVATTIAEYFSNYGFNVLLQIDSLTRLFRAYREVGLAAGEVPVRRGYPPSVFAALPRLIERAGPGRIGSITALYTVLLSSDMDEDPMVEEVKSLTDGHIVLTRQLAEQGHYPAIDVLGSISRLQNKLLSDELLQITSTLRRTLAIAKRDRDLAMFGENIDPELSRILEMAERINKTLRQATNDVVTLEDTEHSMRELLTSHH
- a CDS encoding glycosyltransferase family 4 protein produces the protein MKGSRRANVLITAVQVPFTRGGAEVLVDGLKRELVKRDFCVDVVSLPFSAQPKELLLDQLFLWRSLQLGAFAGRKVDLVISTKFPSYLINHPNKVVWLVHQHRQLYDLYGSYFGDFSADPHDENLRRMLIEADLAALRECQRIFAISDNVGERVKRYLSLDSTTMMPPLPLGDRYRSDNADNYILSVGRICSIKRVDKLIKALPQIDSQLKAIIVGTSDEPSIDAYLKSEIDRHHLWERVQLMGRVSDEELLSLYSRAYAIYYAPYDEDYGFVTLESLASGKPVITACDSGGVLGFVSHEENGLVVEPTEESIAVGINRLWQDKELYNRLCNGARSFALQASWDDIIEQLTSTIV